A window of the Lolium perenne isolate Kyuss_39 chromosome 7, Kyuss_2.0, whole genome shotgun sequence genome harbors these coding sequences:
- the LOC127315536 gene encoding peroxidase P7-like, with the protein MGFLLARSYIVVAAVCVVLPCHAKLSTKFYAKTCPNVESIVQAVMAPAVAAEPRMGASIIRLFFHDCFVNGCDASILLDDTPTFTGEKNAGANANSVRGYEVIDAIKTRAEAACKATVSCADIVALAARDAVNLLGGPTWSVPLGRKDSRVASQSAANANLPGPGSSAASLITAFAAKGLSAREMTALSGAHTVGRVRCLFFRGRIYGEPNINATFAAARQKTCPQTGGDGNLAPFDDQTPDTFDNAYYTNLVAQRGLMHSDQELLSGGSQDALVRKYSGNAKIFAGRRDADGGQVELQDV; encoded by the exons ATGGGTTTCTTGCTTGCCAGGAGCTACATTGTTGTTGCTGCAGTCTGTGTGGTTCTTCCTTGCCATGCGAAGCTCTCCACCAAGTTCTATGCCAAGACATGCCCGAACGTGGAATCCATCGTGCAAGCGGTGATGGCGCCGGCCGTCGCCGCAGAGCCGCGGATGGGCGCGTCCATCATTCGGCTCTTCTTCCACGACTGCTTCGTCAAC GGATGCGATGCGTCGATCCTCCTTGACGACACGCCAACGTTCACCGGCGAGAAGAACGCCGGCGCCAACGCCAACTCCGTCCGCGGGTACGAGGTGATCGACGCTATCAAGACGCGCGCCGAGGCCGCCTGCAAGGCCACCGTCTCCTGCGCCGACATCGTCGCGTTGGCGGCCCGCGACGCCGTAAACCTG CTCGGGGGGCCGACGTGGAGCGTGCCGCTAGGCCGGAAGGACTCGCGCGTGGCGAGCCAGAGCGCGGCCAACGCCAACCTCCCGGGCCCCGGCTCCAGCGCCGCGTCGCTCATCACAGCGTTCGCGGCGAAGGGGCTGTCGGCGCGCGAGATGACGGCGCTCTCCGGCGCGCACACCGTGGGGCGGGTCCGCTGCCTCTTCTTCCGCGGGCGCATCTATGGCGAGCCCAACATCAACGCCACCTTCGCGGCGGCGCGGCAGAAGACGTGCCCGCAGACCGGCGGAGACGGCAATCTCGCACCGTTCGACGACCAAACGCCGGACACGTTCGACAACGCATACTACACGAACCTCGTGGCGCAGCGTGGGCTGATGCATTCGGACCAGGAGCTCTTGAGCGGCGGGTCGCAGGACGCGCTGGTCAGGAAGTACAGCGGCAATGCTAAGATCTTCGCCGGCCGCAGGGACGCCGACGGAGGTCAGGTTGAACTGCAGGATGTTTAA